A window of Malania oleifera isolate guangnan ecotype guangnan chromosome 5, ASM2987363v1, whole genome shotgun sequence contains these coding sequences:
- the LOC131156710 gene encoding general transcription and DNA repair factor IIH helicase subunit XPD yields MKIEIEDVTVYFPYDHIYPEQYAYMVELKRTLDAKGHCLLEMPTGTGKTIALLSLITGYALSKPSNPVKLIYCTRTVHEMEKTLAELRLLHDYQLRHLGPAARILAIGLSSRKNLCINPSVVSADNRDSVDAACRKLTASWVRALAVENPNVPNCSFYENYEKAAAEAVLPPGVYTLQDLRAFGKEKGWCPYFLARHMVQFANVVVYSYQYLLDPKVAGIISKEMQRESVVVFDEAHNIDNVCIEALSVSVRRQTLEGATRNLNKMAQEIDRFKATDAGRLRAEYNRLVEGLALRGDLPIADAWLSNPALPDDILKEAVPGNIRRAEHFLAVLRRLVQYLKGRLQTENFEKEGPVTFVASINSQAGIDQKMLKFCYERLHSLMLTLEITDTDEFLHIQTICDFATLVGTYTRGFSIIIEPFDERMPHIPDPVLQLSCHDASLSIKPVFERFQSVVITSGTLSPIDLYPRLLNFNPVVSRSFTMSLTRDCICPMVLTRGSDQLPVSTKFDMRSDPGVVRNYGRLLLEMVSVVPDGIVCFFVSYSYMDGIVNSWNETGILKDIMQHKLVFIETQDVVETTLALDNYRRACDCGRGAVFFSVARGKVAEGIDFDRHYGRLVIMFGVPFQYTLSKILLARLEYLRETFQIKEGDFLTFDALRQAAQCVGRVIRSKADYGMMIFADKRYSRHDKRSKLPGWILSQLRDAHLNLSTDMALHITREFLRKMAQPYDKADGIGRKTLLSQEDLKKMVEANAHEMF; encoded by the exons ATGAAGATCGAGATAGAGGACGTAACAGTCTACTTCCCCTATGACCACATCTACCCAGAACAGTACGCTTACATGGTGGAGCTTAAGCGAACTCTAGACGCCAAGGGTCACTGCCTTCTCGAAATGCCAACGGGCACCGGCAAGACCATCGCCCTCCTCTCCCTCATCACCGGCTACGCCCTTTCTAAACCCTCCAACCCCGTCAAGCTCATCTACTGTACCCGCACCGTTCACGAGATGGAGAAGACCCTCGCCGAGCTCCGCCTCCTCCACGACTACCAGCTCCGCCACCTAGGTCCCGCCGCTCGCATCCTCGCCATTGGCCTCTCCTCCCGCAAGAATTTGTGCATCAATCCCTCCGTGGTCTCTGCTGATAATCGGGACTCAGTCGATGCTGCCTGCCGCAAGCTAACTGCTAGCTGGGTCCGTGCTCTCGCCGTCGAGAACCCCAACGTCCCTAATTGCTCTTTTTATGAGAATTATGAGAAGGCGGCAGCCGAGGCAGTCTTGCCCCCGGGTGTCTACACCTTGCAG GATCTGAGGGCGTTTGGGAAAGAGAAAGGGTGGTGTCCTTACTTTTTGGCACGCCATATGGTGCAGTTTGCAAATGTGGTGGTTTATAGTTACCAGTACTTGCTTGATCCCAAGGTTGCAGGGATAATATCAAAGGAGATGCAGCGGGAGTCTGTTGTTGTGTTTGATGAGGCACATAATATTGATAACGTGTGTATTGAAGCACTTAGTGTTAGTGTCAGGAGGCAAACACTTGAAGGTGCCACTAGGAATCTTAATAAGATGGCTCAGGAGATTGATAG GTTCAAGGCCACTGATGCAGGTAGACTGCGTGCAGAATACAACCGCCTTGTAGAAGGTTTGGCACTAAGAGGAGACCTACCTA TAGCTGATGCTTGGCTTTCCAATCCTGCTTTGCCTGATGACATTCTGAAGGAGGCTGTGCCAGGAAATATTCGCCGAGCAGAGCATTTTCTGGCTGTTTTACGTAGATTGGTCCAATACCTGAAAGGGCGTTTGCAAACTGAGAATTTTGAGAAGGAGGGCCCTGTTACCTTTGTTGCTTCTATAAATTCCCAGGCTGGAATTGACCAGAAAATGTTGAAGTTTTGTTACGAACGCTTGCACTCTCTAATGTTGACACTTGAAATAACAGACACAGATGAATTTTTGCACATCCAAACAATCTGCGATTTTGCAACGCTTGTGGGGACATATACTCGGGGGTTTTCAATTATTATTGAACCTTTTGATGAGAGGATGCCGCATATTCCTGATCCTGTGTTGCAG CTTAGCTGCCATGATGCTTCTCTTTCCATAAAGCCTGTATTCGAACGATTCCAATCAGTTGTGATCACCTCAGGAACTCTCAGCCCAATTGATCTCTACCCTCGTCTTCTTAATTTCAATCCAGTGGTTAGTCGAAGCTTTACAATGTCCTTGACAAGGGATTGCATATGCCCAATGGTTCTCACTCGTGGAAG TGATCAGCTTCCAGTAAGTACCAAATTTGATATGAGAAGTGATCCTGGTGTTGTAAGGAATTATGGAAGGCTCTTGCTTGAGATGGTGTCTGTTGTCCCAGATGGGATTGTATGTTTCTTTGTCAGCTACTCATACATGGATGGAATTGTCAATAGCTGGAACGAAACTGGAATTTTAAAG GACATAATGCAACATAAGCTTGTTTTCATTGAGACTCAGGATGTGGTAGAAACTACATTGGCCCTTGACAACTATCGCAGGGCTTGTGATTGTGGGAGGGGTGCTGTCTTTTTCTCAGTTGCCAG AGGCAAAGTAGctgaaggtatagattttgaccGACATTATGGCAGACTGGTGATTATGTTTGGTGTTCCTTTCCAATACACGTTGAGCAA AATATTGCTTGCCAGATTGGAGTATTTACGTGAAACGTTCCAGATAAAGGAAGGCGATTTTTTGACTTTTGATGCCTTG AGACAAGCTGCTCAGTGTGTTGGCAGAGTGATCCGTTCAAAGGCTGATTATGGAATGATGATCTTTGCAGACAAAAG GTATAGCCGCCATGATAAACGATCTAAACTCCCTGGGTGGATACTGTCTCAGTTACGTGATGCACATCTGAATTTGAGCACGGACATGGCTCTGCATATAACACGAGAG